Genomic DNA from Niabella ginsenosidivorans:
TTCTTGGTTTTTTTGCTTCCATGTTGCTGTGTTTAAATTATTAGTTGGCAAATAAAGTTAATGCTTTTTAATACACTGACAAATGGAAACGAATTTTTTGTTAAAAGTGCGCTTTTTAATTGATATACAGCTACCTGTTGCTATTTTTTAAAGATCCGGAAACTTCCGCCGTTTGTAGTATTGGTGCCGGCGCCCCAGGTTCCGTCCATTGCTGTGATCCCTGCATCCAAGGTAGCTGCAACAGAATAGGATTCGCTGGGCGGGTAGGTATACGTTGCTTTAACAGTAGCACCCGTAACAAAATAGGTTCCATCTGCTATGTTTGCGGTCGCTGTGTCTGTATTGTTGGCATACACCCGTACTGTGCCATTGGAACGGAACAGGAAAATATACGGTGTGGCCGGAACCTCATTGCCATTACCATAATTTCCTTCCCAATAACCGATTACAGTGGGCTGAATGGCATCTTTACCCTTTTTGCAGGCAACTAAAACCAGTACAGTAAACAGCGCATATAAGGTCTTTTTCATCTTTCTGAATTTTTCAGTTCTGATAAAATAATTTACCCTTCAAAAGTAGGAGGATGCAGCACCGGTTACAATACCTGAATTGCATGATGGTATTTTTACGATGTCTTAATTCCGTATTTGTACAACTTTCTTGTCTATCGCTTAACTTAGATGAAAATTTGATCCATGCAGAATACAAATGACTTCCTTAAAACCATACAGGACGGATACTCTTTTAAAGGAGAAAACTACAAGATCGGCAGGGCGATGCTGAATGGGCAGATAGTGGCAGATGCTGATGTCTTTATTCCCTTTAAAACCTTAAACCGCCATGGGCTGATAGCCGGGGCTACCGGTACCGGTAAAACAAAAACGCTGCAATTGCTGGCAGAAGGAATGAGCGATGCCGGCATACCGGTGGTGCTGATGGATATAAAAGGAGACCTGAGCGGCATTGGTGCCGCAGGTACTGCAAATGATAAGATTACCGAACGCTGCCAGTTGCTGGGCATCGATTTTAAACCGGAGGCCTATCCTATAGAGTTCCTTACCTTAAGTAATGAAAAAGGAACACGGTTGCGGGCAACTGTAAGTGAGTTCGGGCCTGTGCTGCTTTCTAAAATATTAGAACTGAATGATACGCAGGGCGGGTTTGTTGCTATGATCTTTAAGTACTGCGATGATAATAAACTGCCATTGCTGGATCTGAAAGATTTTATAAAGGTGCTGCAATACGTAAGCGATGAAGGCAAGGCGGAACTTGAAAAAACCTATGGCAAGGTGTCCACAACCTCCACAGGAACTATTTTAAGAAAAGTGATCGAATTACAGCAACAGGGCGCGGACCTGTTCTTTGGTGAAAGAAGCTTTGATGTGGAAGACCTGATGCGTGTGAACGATGACGGGAGGGGTATGGTATCCATCATTCGTGTTACCGATCTGCAGGACCGGCCGAAGCTCTTTTCTACATTCATGCTCCAGATGCTGGCAGAGTTATATGCGTCTTTGCCGGAAGTGGGCGATCCGGATAAACCGAAGCTGGTACTGTTTATTGATGAAGCGCACCTGATCTTTAATGAAGCCAGCAGCGCTTTGCTGAACCAGCTGGAAACCATTGTAAAGCTGATCCGTTCAAAGGGGGTGGGCGTATTTTTATGTACCCAGAATCCAATGGATGTTCCGGCCTCTATACTGGCACAACTAGGGTTAAAAGTACAGCACGCTCTGCGGGCATTTACAGCAGCTGATCGTAAAGTGATCAAACAAACAGCGGAAAATTATCCCATAAGCGCATTCTATAAAACGGAGGATCTGCTGACACAGGTAGGTATCGGTGAAGCATTGATCACCCTGCTGAATGAAAAGGGAATCCCTACCCCGTTGGCTCATTGTATGCTGCGTGCGCCTCAAAGCCGTATGGATATACTGACCGATGCGGAAATTGATGCCATCGTTGCCCGGTCAAAAATAGCAGCGCATTACAACGAGGTGATCGATAATGAAAGCGCCTATGAGCTTCTCTCCCGGAAACTGGATGATGCCGCAGAAAGAAACCAGCAACCTACACAATCAACTACTTCCCGGACTGCAAAGGAGGAGGGCTTTTTTGACAATCCCATTGTAAAAAGTATGGCACGCACAGCAGGCAACACGATAGTACGTTCCCTGTTAGGAGCCATTGGGCTGGGCGGTACCAGAAAAAAAAGTAAAAGCTGGTTTTAGATTACAGTTGCACAATATCAATCCAGGGAAATTGCTTTATTGTTTATTTACCGTAAAGCTGCTCTCTGAGTAAACGGGCTTCCCGTCTTCTGTAA
This window encodes:
- a CDS encoding helicase HerA-like domain-containing protein, whose amino-acid sequence is MQNTNDFLKTIQDGYSFKGENYKIGRAMLNGQIVADADVFIPFKTLNRHGLIAGATGTGKTKTLQLLAEGMSDAGIPVVLMDIKGDLSGIGAAGTANDKITERCQLLGIDFKPEAYPIEFLTLSNEKGTRLRATVSEFGPVLLSKILELNDTQGGFVAMIFKYCDDNKLPLLDLKDFIKVLQYVSDEGKAELEKTYGKVSTTSTGTILRKVIELQQQGADLFFGERSFDVEDLMRVNDDGRGMVSIIRVTDLQDRPKLFSTFMLQMLAELYASLPEVGDPDKPKLVLFIDEAHLIFNEASSALLNQLETIVKLIRSKGVGVFLCTQNPMDVPASILAQLGLKVQHALRAFTAADRKVIKQTAENYPISAFYKTEDLLTQVGIGEALITLLNEKGIPTPLAHCMLRAPQSRMDILTDAEIDAIVARSKIAAHYNEVIDNESAYELLSRKLDDAAERNQQPTQSTTSRTAKEEGFFDNPIVKSMARTAGNTIVRSLLGAIGLGGTRKKSKSWF